The proteins below come from a single Metarhizium brunneum chromosome 1, complete sequence genomic window:
- the EAPA_0 gene encoding Endothiapepsin, whose protein sequence is MQTFGAFLASLAIAGNLAAALPAAGQTQTLSINAVHNKNFKPNGPLALAKAYNKYNVPLPTELSSLVSRIEEDLGLQKRQDGTGSDPAKPPPGVGDLEYLAEVDIGTPPQKLYLDFDTGSSDLWVFSSETQQSQVNGQKIYDIQSSSSAKPLEGASWSIQYGDGSTCQGDVYLDQVTVGGLTVKQQAVESAKTVSAQFTRGPSQNSGLLGLAFDEINTVKPTQQKTWFSNIKDSLKAPLFTANLKHAADGTYNFGYIDEQEHDGEISYTELDSSRGFWGFTASGYAVGNGDLQPAQIQGIADTGTTLLLIDDGIVEAYYAQVQGAQNNRQMGGYVFDCGATLPDFRFGVGRATITIPGSIINYAPAQESSSTCFGGIQSSGQLGQNIFGDIALKAALVVFDAGNNRLGWAPKKA, encoded by the exons ATGCAAACCTTTGGAGCCTTTCTTGCCTCCCTCGCCATCGCTGGCAACCTCGCCGCTGCTTTACCCGCAGCTGGTCAGACCCAGACTCTTTCCATCAACGCCGTTCACAACAAGAACTTCAAGCCCAACGGCCCTCTGGCCCTCGCCAAGGCTTACAACAAGTACAACGTCCCTTTGCCCACAGAGCTTTCTTCCCTGGTGTCTCGTATTGAAGAGGACCTGGGACTGCAGAAGCGCCAGGATGGTACTGGTTCAGATCCTGCCAAGCCTCCCCCCGGGGTTGGTGACCTGGAATATCTGGCCGAAGTTGACATCGGTACTCCTCCTCAGAAGCTATATCTCGACTTTGACACCGGCTCAAGTGACCTCTGGGTATTTAGCAGCGAGACCCAGCAGAGCCAAGTCAACGGCCAGAAGATCTATGACATCCAATCCAGCTCGTCTGCCAAGCCGCTTGAAGGAGCGTCCTGGTCCATCCAGTACGGCGATGGAAGCACCTGCCAAGGTGACGTCTACCTCGACCAGGTCACCGTCGGCGGGTTGACTGTCAAGCAGCAGGCCGTGGAATCTGCCAAGACGGTCTCTGCCCAGTTCACCAGGGGCCCGTCCCAGAACTCtggcctcctcggccttgccTTTGACGAGATCAACACGGTCAAGCCGACGCAGCAAAAGACGTGGTTCTCCAACATCAAGGACAGCCTCAAGGCGCCTCTGTTCACGGCCAACCTGAAGCACGCTGCCG ACGGCACCTACAACTTTGGCTACATTGACGAGCAGGAGCACGACGGGGAGATTTCCTACACCGAGCTCGACAGCAGCCGCGGCTTCTGGGGCTTCACTGCCTCCGGATACGCCGTGGGCAACGGCGACCTCCAGCCCGCCCAGATCCAGGGCATCGCCGACACGGGCACCACGCTGCTCCTCATCGACGATGGCATCGTCGAAGCCTACTACGCCCAGGTCCAGGGCGCCCAGAACAACCGGCAGATGGGCGGCTACGTCTTCGACTGCGGCGCCACGCTGCCCGACTTTCGCTTCGGCGTGGGCAgggccaccatcaccatccccggcagcatcatcaactACGCGCCCGCCCAGGAGAGCAGCTCGACCTGCTTCGGCGGCATCCAGAGCAGCGGTCAGCTTGGCCAGAACATCTTTGGCGACATTGCCCTCAAGGCGGCGCTGGTTGTCTTTGACGCGGGCAACAACCGTCTTGGCTGGGCGCCCAAGAAGGCGTAG